The following proteins come from a genomic window of Megalobrama amblycephala isolate DHTTF-2021 linkage group LG1, ASM1881202v1, whole genome shotgun sequence:
- the LOC125279554 gene encoding putative nuclease HARBI1, whose protein sequence is MDILLRHATDYIHMPSARHEMEVHQGFHAIACIPRIIGLVDGTLIPIANPSALGQAFVCHKGFTAIDVQVVVDHRGMFADVVAKWPGSTHDSFVWANSVVGQDTERGVFGQSIFLGDSSYPLRTYLLSPVTNPTTQAEHNYNTAHIRTCSLVEHSVGRWKMRKSAGGLRMKPERCGAVAVVTAMLHNITVSGGAALPEEEEEGVHNPPQLRDALHAAGVQTRQQIILTVFG, encoded by the coding sequence ATGGACATCCTGCTCCGTCATGCCACAGATTATATCCATATGCCTTCCGCCAGGCACGAAATGGAGGTGCATCAAGGCTTCCATGCCATTGCTTGTATCCCGCGGATAATAGGCCTTGTCGACGGGACACTTATCCCCATCGCCAACCCATCAGCGCTCGGCCAGGCCTTCGTTTGTCATAAGGGCTTCACGGCCATCGATGTCCAGGTGGTGGTGGACCACAGGGGAATGTTTGCAGATGTGGTGGCAAAGTGGCCTGGTAGCACACACGACAGCTTTGTGTGGGCCAATTCAGTGGTGGGTCAAGACACCGAAAGAGGGGTTTTTGGGCAGAGCATTTTTTTAGGTGACAGCAGCTACCCCCTCCGAACCTATCTTCTAAGTCCAGTCACCAATCCAACCACGCAGGCTGAGCACAATTACAACACTGCACACATCCGTACCTGCAGCTTGGTGGAGCACTCGGTTGGGCGCTGGAAGATGCGTAAATCAGCTGGAGGGTTGCGTATGAAGCCAGAAAGATGTGGTGCAGTAGCAGTTGTTACAGCCATGCTACACAACATTACAGTCAGTGGAGGTGCAGCTTTGCcagaagaggaggaagaaggtGTCCACAACCCTCCTCAACTAAGAGATGCCCTACATGCTGCTGGTGTACAAACGAGGCAGCAAATCATTCTCACTGTTTTTGgttaa
- the LOC125247475 gene encoding gastrula zinc finger protein XlCGF7.1-like, whose translation MEVKEENEELSEVEEKHHDKPGEKPLSCSKTENTFLKERRAEKSTTCTQCGKSFSTKQSLERHMKVHTGEKPFSCDQCGKSFSQSSHLKEHMRIHTGEKPFTCDQCGKTFVGSSDLKRHLRVHTKEKPHSCSVCGKSFSLLQNLHAHQQVHNAVKDHVCFECEKTYTTADQLKKHQRIHTGEKPYKCSHCDKRFTQSSSLKTHQRIHTGEKPYKCSHCDKRFTQLASLKTHERIHTGEKPYKCSQCDKRFNTSSSLKTHERIHTGEKPHTCDQCGKSFTTKSHLKIHMKIHAVQRPHHQSETTISSSSSCA comes from the coding sequence atggaagtgaaggaaGAGaatgaagaactgagtgaagtggaggagaaacatcatgacaaacctggagaaaaacctctGAGTTGCTCAAAgactgaaaatacatttttaaaggaaaGAAGAGCTgagaaatctacaacctgcactcagtgtggaaagagtttctcaaccaaACAAAGTCTTGAGCGTCACATgaaagttcacactggagagaagccgttctcatgtgatcagtgtggaaagagtttcagtcaatcaTCGCACCTTAAAgaacacatgaggatccacaccggagagaagccgttcacatgtgatcagtgcggcAAAACATTTGTTGGGTCATCAGACCTGAAGAGACACCTGAGAGTTCATacgaaggagaagccacattcatgttctgtgtgtggaaagagtttttcactgctgCAAAATTTACATGCGCATCAGCAAGTTCACAATGCTGTAAAAGATCatgtgtgctttgagtgtgagaagacttatACTACAGCAGACCAATTAAAAaagcaccagagaattcacactggagaaaaaccttacaagtgttcacactgtgacaagagattcactcagtcatcatctctgaaaacacaccagaggatccacactggagaaaaaccttacaagtgttcacactgtgacaagagattcactCAGTTagcatctctgaaaacacatgagaggatccacactggagaaaaaccttacaagtgttcacagtgtgacaagagattcaatacatcatcatctctgaaaacacatgagaggatccacactggagagaagccgcacacgtgtgatcagtgtggaaagagtttcactactaaaagtcacctgaagatacacatgaagatccatgcagtgcaGAGACCACATCACCAGTCTGAAACCACAATAAGTAGTTCATCTTCATGTGCTTAA
- the LOC125248685 gene encoding gastrula zinc finger protein XlCGF7.1-like, translating to MSIRGASEHQEELKSAKTEFIKEDSENMSDPEPCRMKHTEDTEEQRDLMEVKEESEELSEVEEEHHDKPGEKPLSRSKTKKTFLKKRRAEKSTTCTQCGKSLTTKYSLNVHMRIHTREKPFTCDQCGKSFTQSSHLKFHMRIHTGEKPVTCDQCGKTFVKTSNLKTHLTVHTKEKPHSCSVCGKSFSLLCSLKEHQKIHTGVREFMCFECGKTFNTANCLRRHQRIHTGEKPYKCSQCDKRFSQPSSLKKHKRIHTGEKPYKCSQCDKRFKQSSCLKKHERIHTGEKPHTCDQCRKSFSRKSHLKRHMKIHVVEKPHQHSLK from the exons ATGAGCATCAGAGgagcatcagagcatcaggaagagctgaaatctgcaaagactgagtttattaaagaggacagtgagaacatgagtgatccagaaccctgcagaatgaaacacactgaagatactgaagaacaaagag ACCTtatggaagtgaaggaggagagtgaagaactaagtgaagtggaggaggaacatcatgacaaacctggagaaaaacctttgagtcgctcaaagactaaaaagacatttttaaagaaaagaagagctgagaaatctacaacctgcactcagtgtggaaagagtttaaCAACTAAATATAGTCTTAATGTTCACATGAGAATCCACACcagagagaagccgttcacatgtgatcagtgtgggaagagtttcacacaatCATCACACCTTAAgtttcacatgagaattcacactggagagaagccagtcacatgtgatcagtgtggaaaaacatttgttaagacatcaaATCTAAAGACACACCTGAcagttcatacaaaggagaagccacattcatgttctgtgtgtggaaagagtttttcactgctgtgtagtttaaaagaacatcaaaaaattcacactggtgtgagagagttcatgtgctttgagtgtgggAAGACTTTTAATACAGCAAACTGTTTAAGACGGCAccagaggatccacactggagaaaaaccttacaagtgttcacaatGTGATAAGAGATTCAGTCAGCCATCATCGCTGAAAAAACAcaagaggatccacactggagaaaaaccttacaagtgttcacaatGTGATAAGAGATTCAAACAGTCTTCATGTCTGAAAaaacatgagaggatccacactggagagaagccacacacgtgtgatcagtgcaGAAAGAGTTTTTCTAGAAAAAGCCACCTGAAGcgacacatgaagatccatgtagtggagaaaccacatcagCACAGTCTGAAATAA